In Stieleria varia, one genomic interval encodes:
- a CDS encoding ISAs1 family transposase — translation MERSASLIEKLNTVSDPRPGEPIYPLVNILFMTICAVIAGADDFVAIAKFANTKKEWFSKFLDMTAGVPSHDRFNAILNAVKPEEFEPMLLEWITQLHKITDGQVIAIDGKTLRRSYDTATGKAAIHMVSAWATANHISLGQTVVDAKSNEITAIPKLLEIIDVSGGLVTIDAMGCQTEIAAKIVDEGADYCLAVKGNQPTLHEGIKAFFLDHLEDDFARIEVFEHHTKETDHGRVDERSYYLCKVPSDLPDASRWKNLSAIGMSINNTERRKGDEIAVRYYILSKTLEGESFACAVRNHWGIENSCHWQLDVTFGEDQCRIRKGHGDENFSTLRRTALSLLKQEKTAKCGVKNRRLTAGWDDDYMEKVVFSR, via the coding sequence ATGGAACGCTCTGCTTCACTGATTGAAAAACTTAATACCGTTTCCGATCCACGACCGGGCGAGCCGATTTATCCGCTTGTCAATATTCTCTTTATGACGATCTGTGCGGTGATCGCTGGTGCGGATGATTTCGTTGCGATCGCTAAGTTTGCCAACACAAAGAAAGAATGGTTCTCCAAGTTCCTGGATATGACCGCAGGAGTTCCATCGCACGATCGTTTCAACGCCATCCTCAATGCGGTCAAACCTGAAGAGTTTGAACCGATGCTGCTCGAATGGATCACTCAGCTTCACAAGATCACCGATGGCCAAGTCATTGCGATCGACGGCAAGACTCTTCGCAGAAGCTACGACACTGCGACCGGCAAAGCTGCCATCCACATGGTCAGTGCATGGGCGACGGCTAACCACATCAGCCTTGGACAAACGGTGGTCGATGCGAAGAGCAACGAGATCACAGCGATTCCTAAATTGCTGGAAATCATCGACGTTTCCGGAGGTTTGGTAACGATTGATGCAATGGGCTGCCAAACAGAGATCGCTGCAAAGATCGTTGACGAAGGTGCGGACTATTGCTTGGCAGTGAAAGGGAACCAACCGACACTTCACGAGGGAATCAAGGCCTTCTTCTTGGATCATCTTGAGGATGACTTTGCCCGAATCGAGGTGTTTGAACATCACACGAAGGAGACCGATCACGGACGTGTGGATGAGCGTAGCTACTACTTGTGCAAGGTTCCCAGCGATCTTCCAGACGCCAGTCGTTGGAAAAATCTCAGTGCCATCGGTATGTCGATCAACAACACGGAACGTCGAAAGGGCGACGAGATCGCAGTGCGTTATTACATACTCAGCAAAACACTTGAAGGAGAATCGTTTGCCTGTGCTGTGCGTAACCACTGGGGCATCGAGAACAGCTGTCATTGGCAGTTGGACGTGACGTTTGGCGAAGACCAATGTCGCATTCGCAAAGGTCATGGTGACGAGAACTTCAGCACGCTTAGACGGACGGCCTTAAGCTTGCTCAAGCAAGAGAAAACTGCGAAGTGTGGAGTCAAGAACAGGCGGCTCACCGCCGGGTGGGACGATGACTACATGGAAAAGGTCGTTTTCAGTCGGTAA
- a CDS encoding sulfatase family protein, translating into MTQFFDWSCAKAFVGFLLLVFSLTVPTVRAVAQAADQPNVVLVLCDDIRWNALSCAGHPHLKTPHIDQLAAEGMYFENMFCTTSLCSPSRASILSGLYAHAHGVTNNFTDYPADLDSFPLRLQAAGYKTAYIGKWHMGEQNDEPRPGFDYFVTHKGQGKYFDTEFNFNGQGRRVVEGYYTTVVTDMAIDWMKEHRAASSGKPFMMMIGQKAPHSFYFPEKKYEHVFDDVEINYPHSAFHLEGKPKWITQRLNTWHGIYGPLFDWRKEFPNDKADAVLDFERMVRAYWGTILSVDDSVGRLVADLKAAGELDNTMFIFLGDNGLLEGEHGMVDKRTAHEASIRVPMIIRYPAWTAQTGPSKIASQVLTTDVAPTILDAAGAAPMKGIHGQSIRPLAVGQTSGWRTEWLYHYNYEKQFPYTPNVRAVRGDRWKYIRYPHGDGTADRHLSELYDLQNDPGERTNLINDPNHASVVQEMQGRLVKAMRSVGIEKDEMPMDEGIGTELPDKAIR; encoded by the coding sequence ATGACTCAGTTCTTTGATTGGTCCTGCGCCAAAGCCTTCGTCGGATTTCTACTGCTGGTTTTCTCGTTGACGGTCCCGACGGTTCGTGCGGTGGCTCAAGCGGCGGATCAGCCCAACGTGGTTTTGGTCCTTTGTGACGACATTCGTTGGAACGCCCTTTCCTGTGCCGGGCATCCGCACCTCAAGACGCCGCATATCGATCAATTGGCTGCCGAGGGCATGTACTTTGAGAACATGTTCTGCACCACCAGTTTGTGTTCACCCTCTCGCGCCAGCATCTTGAGTGGACTGTACGCCCATGCGCACGGGGTCACGAACAACTTCACCGACTACCCCGCCGATTTGGATAGCTTTCCATTGCGTCTGCAGGCCGCCGGATACAAGACGGCGTACATCGGCAAGTGGCATATGGGCGAGCAAAACGACGAGCCCCGTCCTGGTTTTGATTACTTCGTCACCCACAAAGGTCAGGGAAAGTATTTTGACACGGAGTTCAATTTCAACGGTCAGGGTCGTCGCGTCGTGGAGGGTTACTACACCACGGTGGTGACCGACATGGCGATCGATTGGATGAAGGAGCATCGAGCTGCGTCATCGGGAAAACCGTTCATGATGATGATCGGACAAAAGGCTCCGCACAGTTTTTACTTTCCCGAAAAGAAGTACGAGCATGTTTTTGACGACGTGGAGATCAACTATCCGCATTCGGCGTTTCATTTGGAGGGCAAGCCGAAGTGGATCACGCAGCGTTTGAATACTTGGCATGGCATTTACGGGCCGTTGTTCGATTGGCGCAAGGAGTTTCCCAACGACAAGGCCGATGCGGTGCTCGACTTTGAGCGTATGGTGCGCGCCTACTGGGGAACCATCCTGTCCGTCGATGACAGCGTCGGTCGCTTGGTTGCTGATCTGAAAGCAGCCGGCGAGTTGGACAACACGATGTTCATCTTTTTGGGTGACAACGGATTGCTGGAGGGCGAGCATGGAATGGTCGACAAACGCACTGCGCACGAAGCCAGCATTCGCGTGCCGATGATCATTCGCTATCCCGCGTGGACGGCACAGACGGGACCGTCCAAGATCGCCAGCCAAGTGCTGACGACGGACGTCGCACCGACCATCTTGGATGCCGCCGGTGCCGCGCCGATGAAAGGCATCCACGGTCAATCGATTCGGCCGCTGGCGGTCGGTCAGACCAGCGGTTGGCGTACCGAGTGGCTGTATCACTACAACTATGAAAAACAGTTTCCCTACACACCTAACGTTCGTGCGGTCAGAGGTGATCGTTGGAAATACATTCGCTATCCACACGGGGACGGGACCGCGGATCGTCACCTGTCCGAGTTGTACGATCTGCAGAACGACCCCGGCGAGCGCACCAATTTGATCAACGATCCGAATCACGCCAGCGTGGTGCAAGAGATGCAGGGACGCTTGGTCAAGGCGATGAGGAGCGTCGGCATTGAGAAAGACGAAATGCCGATGGACGAGGGCATCGGAACCGAGTTGCCCGACAAGGCGATTCGATAA
- a CDS encoding bifunctional serine/threonine-protein kinase/formylglycine-generating enzyme family protein encodes MSLSDEQPIGDDEPRADHDADHDKKPLDEDGLDSQSESLLPEDLPVVSSGRGVPLADRPTETSPSEIGQTAVYETDDPSFAVTGDFSLSESADDKKSSSVFDSVSDKPVSLGRYTIERELGAGGFGRVFLAVDTQLHRRVAIKVPHKNRVARPVDIERFLDEARTLASLDHPGVVPIYDFDRIEDRCYVVSKFIDGETLADRIKRSPLSVDDTVRMLLTIAEILQFIHLAGVVHRDVKPANLLLDQAGNCFITDFGLALRDNSYGKDRGRIGTVIYMSPEQARGEGHLVDGRSDLFSVGVMMYEMLTGQLPFMADSWQEVVLLICNQEPRPLRGHNPKIPKELERICLRLLSKRAADRYLIADDLVEDLEHFIRQGDEDAISVTSVPTGTRPQIESHDQLVGIVPRGLRSFDHEDATYFRELLPGTRDRDGLPDSLRFWRRRIESDDPLTAFRVGVIYGSSGSGKSSFVNAGLLPTLDPNVTVISLEATGNRTELQLLSGLRKRVFGMPKDLDLVESLAWVRRSLDGQVGRKVLIVIDQFEQWLHAHGNDLRSDLILALRQCDGQHLQCLLLVRDDFWIGVSRFVDQLEVDLVRSHNLAMVDLFDKRHARKVLAEYGRGYSRLPDNLSDLSLSQNQFLDQAIEGLADEGKIIPVQLVTFAEIMKSREWTVRSLQELGGIEGVGIRFLEESLGASAPAENRSHELAAQAILKSLLPEAGTDIKGAMRSESELREISGYQSEPKRLAKLLTILDTDLRLITPTDPDSDAPLDKASGQRYYQLTHDYLVPAVRQWLQYRQQLTFSGRAAMRLADRADVWKSRPDKKHLPSWGEWAMFQTLTQSSRWSDPERRMMFAATKQHSRRMVVALFAIVAVGWGGYELWGRSRAQLITEQLSVAEASQVSGVIDKLQSLRGWSKTPLTQLRDRLPIDEAGGLHGRLGLLRVNPSDNGLFKEVATQSLKAELKELPLIRDELSGHRGLPNVVQQYWSVLNDTSRASEERFRSALMLMSFDPPQVGTASVGSDTDSKTDSSDADGPPQRWIEHREFVTEEVIRQTIRNPKDYLIIVESISKVAPYITPELRRVFMQPGDSTQRQKVASLLVDLWSEEPAQLADIFLDSDVEQVDAFVEVLDTSDLSQMRSVLDSALRNSPTAQVGEQEQQHVSNRQVNAAAYLLRRGVTDSVWPLLRHDPIPNTRSGLIHRIKVMEVDPRLLIERLSSTQLSSDPRGVESGLMLALGSLGRERVKDQQVSQGRLIARQVFSDSADPDVHSAAEWLLQQFDDRDWVDTAINKLREKDVADLEAGRARAWSINSRGQTMVRFESRSSAFQLSSTEVTVEQFLDFRSGHSYKESQAPDLRCPMIQVTWSDAVEYCQWLTLEEGLGDEEQCYVAVDGDEHGWSLKPDYVEKLGYRLPLSTEWEAACRGDAVTRLPFGYDASIVQEYGWTLFQSAPSVMPVKVKKPLPTGMHGMLGNVTEWCTDLQGSGQKLRAVRGPRCNAYLQDVLDSISTGGFNPETRFFSLGFRVARSAAKQ; translated from the coding sequence ATGTCCCTTTCTGATGAGCAGCCGATCGGCGACGATGAGCCCAGAGCAGATCACGACGCAGATCACGACAAGAAGCCGCTGGACGAGGATGGCTTGGATTCTCAGAGTGAGTCTCTTTTGCCCGAAGACTTGCCGGTGGTTTCGTCTGGGCGTGGTGTCCCGCTGGCAGACCGACCGACAGAAACTTCGCCTTCGGAGATTGGGCAAACCGCAGTTTATGAGACAGATGATCCGTCATTCGCTGTGACCGGTGATTTTTCCCTTAGCGAAAGTGCGGACGACAAGAAAAGTAGCAGTGTGTTTGACAGTGTTTCAGACAAACCGGTTTCGCTGGGACGCTACACCATTGAGCGTGAATTGGGTGCTGGTGGGTTTGGGCGTGTTTTTCTGGCGGTAGATACGCAATTGCATCGGCGAGTTGCGATCAAGGTGCCGCACAAGAATCGTGTGGCCCGTCCGGTCGACATCGAGCGATTCTTGGATGAAGCGAGGACGCTGGCGAGTTTGGACCATCCGGGAGTCGTACCGATCTATGACTTCGATCGTATCGAAGATCGTTGCTATGTGGTTTCCAAGTTCATCGATGGGGAAACGCTTGCCGATCGTATCAAACGTTCGCCGTTGTCGGTCGATGACACCGTGAGGATGTTGTTGACGATCGCAGAGATTCTGCAATTCATCCATTTGGCGGGCGTGGTTCACCGCGACGTCAAACCCGCCAACTTGCTGTTGGATCAGGCCGGCAACTGCTTCATCACCGATTTCGGTTTGGCGCTGCGGGACAACAGCTACGGCAAGGATCGCGGTCGGATCGGCACGGTCATCTACATGAGTCCAGAGCAAGCACGGGGCGAAGGTCACTTGGTCGACGGGCGGTCGGACCTGTTTTCTGTCGGCGTCATGATGTACGAGATGTTGACGGGGCAGTTGCCGTTTATGGCTGATAGTTGGCAAGAGGTCGTGTTGTTGATTTGCAATCAAGAGCCGCGGCCATTGCGTGGGCACAATCCAAAGATACCCAAGGAATTGGAACGGATCTGTCTGAGGCTGCTTTCCAAACGCGCCGCGGATCGATATTTGATCGCTGATGACTTGGTCGAAGACCTGGAGCATTTCATCAGGCAGGGCGACGAAGATGCAATCAGCGTCACTTCGGTGCCGACCGGAACGCGACCGCAAATCGAGTCGCATGATCAGTTGGTCGGGATCGTCCCTCGTGGGTTGCGGTCGTTTGACCACGAGGATGCCACCTACTTTCGCGAGTTGTTGCCTGGGACCCGCGATCGCGATGGTTTGCCGGATAGTTTGCGATTTTGGCGTCGACGGATCGAGTCCGACGACCCTTTGACCGCTTTTCGTGTCGGAGTGATCTACGGTTCCTCCGGTTCGGGGAAGTCGTCGTTCGTCAACGCGGGCCTGTTGCCGACACTGGATCCCAATGTCACCGTCATCTCGCTGGAGGCGACCGGCAATCGCACCGAGTTGCAATTGCTCAGCGGGCTGCGCAAGCGTGTGTTTGGGATGCCGAAAGATTTGGATTTGGTCGAGAGTCTCGCGTGGGTTCGTCGCAGCTTGGATGGTCAAGTCGGCCGCAAAGTGCTGATCGTCATTGATCAATTCGAGCAATGGCTGCACGCTCACGGCAACGACCTACGCTCTGACCTGATTCTTGCATTGCGTCAATGCGACGGTCAGCATTTGCAGTGTCTGTTGTTGGTGCGTGATGACTTTTGGATCGGCGTCAGTCGCTTTGTCGATCAACTGGAAGTCGATTTGGTTCGCAGCCACAACTTGGCCATGGTCGATTTGTTCGACAAACGGCACGCGCGAAAGGTACTGGCCGAATACGGTCGTGGGTATTCCCGATTGCCTGACAACCTGTCCGATTTGAGTCTTTCTCAAAACCAGTTCCTGGATCAAGCGATCGAGGGGTTGGCCGACGAGGGCAAAATCATTCCGGTGCAGTTGGTGACGTTTGCGGAAATCATGAAAAGCCGCGAGTGGACCGTGCGGTCGTTGCAAGAACTCGGTGGTATCGAAGGCGTTGGGATTCGTTTCTTGGAAGAATCGCTCGGTGCCAGCGCCCCAGCCGAGAATCGTTCTCACGAGTTGGCCGCGCAAGCGATCTTGAAGTCCCTGTTGCCCGAGGCGGGAACGGACATCAAGGGTGCGATGCGTTCAGAGTCCGAATTGCGAGAGATATCGGGCTATCAATCGGAGCCAAAGCGGTTGGCCAAGTTGCTGACGATTTTGGATACCGATCTGAGGTTGATCACACCCACGGATCCCGATTCGGATGCTCCCTTGGACAAGGCGTCCGGGCAACGGTACTACCAATTGACGCATGACTATCTGGTGCCCGCGGTTCGCCAATGGTTGCAATATCGTCAGCAGCTCACATTCAGCGGACGAGCAGCGATGCGGTTGGCCGATCGTGCGGATGTCTGGAAATCGAGGCCGGACAAAAAGCATTTGCCGTCCTGGGGCGAATGGGCGATGTTCCAAACGCTGACTCAATCGTCACGTTGGAGCGATCCAGAACGCCGGATGATGTTTGCGGCTACGAAACAGCATTCGCGTCGGATGGTCGTCGCGTTGTTCGCCATCGTCGCCGTGGGTTGGGGCGGCTACGAGCTTTGGGGGCGAAGCCGTGCGCAATTGATCACCGAACAGCTCAGCGTTGCGGAGGCCAGTCAAGTCTCCGGTGTGATCGACAAACTCCAGTCCTTGCGGGGCTGGAGCAAAACGCCGCTGACTCAATTGCGAGACCGTTTGCCGATCGATGAAGCCGGCGGGTTGCACGGACGTTTGGGACTACTGAGGGTCAATCCGAGCGACAACGGTTTGTTCAAGGAAGTGGCCACACAGTCGCTGAAAGCCGAGTTGAAAGAGTTGCCCCTGATCCGCGACGAACTTTCCGGGCATCGTGGACTGCCCAATGTCGTCCAGCAGTACTGGTCCGTCTTGAACGACACGTCACGAGCGTCGGAGGAGCGTTTTCGATCCGCCTTGATGCTCATGTCGTTCGACCCGCCCCAGGTCGGGACAGCGAGCGTTGGTTCAGACACAGATTCGAAAACTGATTCAAGCGATGCCGATGGGCCACCCCAGCGTTGGATAGAGCATCGTGAGTTTGTGACCGAAGAGGTGATACGGCAAACGATCCGCAATCCCAAGGACTACTTGATCATCGTTGAGTCCATTTCCAAGGTTGCTCCCTATATCACGCCTGAGTTGAGGCGGGTGTTCATGCAGCCGGGTGATTCGACTCAGCGTCAAAAGGTCGCTAGCCTGTTGGTTGATCTGTGGTCGGAGGAACCCGCTCAATTAGCCGACATTTTCTTGGATTCTGATGTGGAGCAAGTCGACGCGTTTGTCGAAGTGCTCGATACCAGCGATTTGAGTCAAATGCGTTCCGTTTTGGATTCCGCATTGCGAAACAGCCCGACGGCGCAGGTGGGCGAGCAGGAACAGCAGCATGTCTCCAATCGACAGGTCAATGCGGCCGCGTACTTGTTGCGACGTGGCGTGACCGACAGTGTGTGGCCGTTGCTGCGTCACGATCCGATCCCCAATACACGTAGCGGTTTGATCCATCGCATCAAAGTCATGGAGGTGGATCCTCGATTGCTCATCGAGCGTCTCTCCTCCACGCAGTTGAGCAGCGATCCGCGAGGCGTCGAGAGCGGATTGATGTTGGCGTTGGGCAGTCTTGGGCGGGAGCGAGTGAAGGATCAGCAGGTGAGCCAGGGTCGTTTGATTGCTCGCCAGGTGTTTTCAGATTCCGCCGATCCTGACGTCCATTCCGCCGCCGAGTGGCTCTTGCAGCAATTCGACGACCGTGACTGGGTGGACACCGCGATCAACAAGCTGCGGGAAAAGGATGTAGCCGATTTGGAAGCAGGCCGCGCTCGGGCGTGGTCGATCAATTCGCGAGGTCAAACGATGGTTCGATTCGAGTCACGATCCTCTGCGTTTCAGTTATCCTCGACGGAAGTCACGGTGGAACAGTTCTTGGATTTTCGCTCCGGACATTCCTACAAGGAGTCTCAGGCGCCGGACCTCCGCTGTCCCATGATCCAGGTCACTTGGTCTGATGCCGTGGAGTATTGTCAGTGGTTGACGTTGGAAGAAGGCTTGGGAGACGAAGAGCAATGTTACGTTGCTGTCGACGGTGACGAG
- a CDS encoding bile acid:sodium symporter family protein, whose product MAFPSRWLAKYWFLLALVVCFAVGHGFSQSLEPVAKWPPLRNGLVFAVMWAMGVTLKPDAVRRSVTRPLPCLLAIGTNVFLVPLLCLPFWWLLSPVEFGGLFVAALVPCTLASASVWTRKAGGDDSIAIMTTLVTNVACVLVVPLGVALVLAKQVTISPLDQMIKLALLVVLPLIVAQMMRRWVGRWADRNKLAISSAAQLGILMMVMIGAVSSAEYLGHTTGVSWWSQLPMLLVASGVHLAALASGVFVSRRLGLPAEQQIAVGISGSQKTLMVGLQVAIDCGVSVLPMLIFHLAQLVLDTIIASRWSAKHGVGVSTD is encoded by the coding sequence ATGGCATTCCCCTCTCGATGGCTCGCGAAATATTGGTTTTTGCTAGCACTGGTGGTGTGTTTTGCCGTCGGTCATGGTTTCTCGCAGAGCTTGGAGCCGGTGGCGAAGTGGCCTCCGTTGCGAAACGGGCTTGTTTTTGCGGTGATGTGGGCGATGGGCGTGACGCTCAAGCCGGACGCGGTGCGTCGCAGCGTGACACGTCCGCTGCCGTGTTTGCTGGCAATAGGTACCAATGTTTTTTTGGTTCCTTTGTTGTGTCTGCCCTTTTGGTGGCTGCTCAGCCCGGTGGAGTTTGGCGGGCTGTTCGTCGCCGCGTTGGTCCCGTGCACATTGGCGTCGGCGTCGGTTTGGACTCGCAAAGCCGGCGGTGACGACTCCATTGCCATCATGACAACGCTGGTGACGAACGTGGCTTGCGTGCTGGTGGTGCCGCTGGGAGTTGCCCTGGTGTTGGCCAAGCAGGTGACGATTTCACCGCTGGATCAAATGATCAAACTGGCGTTGTTGGTCGTCTTGCCCTTGATCGTCGCACAAATGATGAGGCGATGGGTGGGCAGATGGGCGGACCGCAATAAGTTGGCAATCTCATCGGCGGCTCAACTGGGCATCTTGATGATGGTGATGATCGGTGCGGTTTCCAGCGCGGAGTACTTGGGGCATACCACTGGCGTCAGTTGGTGGTCGCAGTTGCCCATGTTGTTGGTCGCGTCGGGCGTCCATTTGGCGGCATTGGCAAGCGGCGTTTTTGTATCGCGTCGTTTGGGTTTGCCGGCCGAGCAGCAGATCGCGGTGGGCATCTCGGGCAGTCAGAAAACGTTGATGGTCGGTCTGCAGGTCGCGATCGATTGTGGCGTGAGCGTCTTGCCGATGTTGATCTTTCATTTGGCCCAGTTGGTGCTGGACACGATCATCGCGTCGCGCTGGTCGGCCAAGCACGGAGTTGGTGTGAGCACGGATTGA
- a CDS encoding HAD-IA family hydrolase: MDYTNEFDALIFDCDGTLSDSMPLHFVAWRETLAKHGITFTEERFYQMGGMPSGMIVETLGREQSVRVDAVSVALEKEAAFVGMIDRVQPCEHICEIARFHHGRLPMAVASGSGREVVVKQLNVLGLDALFQTIVAAEDTQRHKPEPDVFLEAARRLGVAAQRCLVFEDSPLGFQAAEAAGMKWLDVRPAAWAAR; encoded by the coding sequence ATGGATTACACCAACGAATTTGACGCATTGATCTTTGACTGTGATGGGACATTGAGCGATTCGATGCCGCTGCATTTTGTCGCTTGGCGAGAAACCTTGGCCAAGCATGGGATCACGTTCACCGAGGAGCGTTTCTATCAGATGGGCGGGATGCCCAGCGGAATGATCGTCGAAACCTTGGGGCGGGAGCAATCCGTTCGTGTCGACGCGGTGTCAGTTGCGTTGGAAAAGGAGGCGGCGTTTGTCGGGATGATCGACCGAGTTCAGCCCTGTGAGCACATATGCGAAATCGCGAGATTCCACCATGGTCGTTTGCCGATGGCGGTGGCCAGCGGCAGTGGTCGCGAGGTGGTGGTCAAGCAGTTGAATGTCTTGGGCTTGGATGCTTTGTTTCAAACGATTGTCGCGGCGGAGGACACTCAGCGGCACAAGCCGGAGCCGGATGTGTTTTTGGAAGCCGCCCGTCGATTGGGCGTGGCGGCACAGCGGTGTCTTGTGTTCGAGGACTCGCCGCTGGGATTTCAAGCGGCAGAGGCGGCGGGGATGAAGTGGCTCGACGTCCGACCGGCGGCTTGGGCGGCGCGGTAG